tctttttggaattcagatgttccatcctccaattcactaattctagcttctgtctctttaaatctgccattgtaggtatccattgttttttccatcttttctactttgtccttcactcccatatgttctgtgatttgtattttcagtttttctatttcttcttttttttcagtccatgtcttcttcatgtcctccctcaatttatcgatttgatttttgaagaggttttccatttctgttcgtatattcagcattagttgtctcagctcctgtatctcatttgaacttctggtttgttcctttgactgggccatattttcaattttctgagggtgatccgttatcttctgctggcgtctgggcatttaatcagaatTCCccgggtgtaagaccccgcagcttgaaagattttctgtgaaatctctgggctctgtttttcttatcctgaccaGTAGGTGTCACtcatggcgctcatctgtctgtgggtctcaccagtaaaagatgctgtgggtcctttaactttggaaaactctcactgtaggggGGGGTcaccagcctccgcggcttgggggaaggcctgtccaaatttcccagctggcccggggcaccaagcatggcggggaGGCTCCAGCCcccacggcttggggaagtggctatccaccattcccagccagatgggtaagccacgtgtttggaagggatcccggtcgccgttctccgccGCTTGAgaatctctgatccaattctcccagctggtctgggatGCCATGTGGGGGGggtggcgccagccgccacggcttgaggggaccgcctgtccaattctcccagccagcccaggaaggagggaggaagggactccggccgcctgcctcCCCGGTCCGGGGAAGCCTGTGCCCCTCAGCCGTCTCACTGGAGCAgtttctcccagccagtcagtcgttccagaatggggtacactgtcttcttggtctctgtcatggctctgggagctgttctaaatcgtttctacttctctagtagctgttctggaggaggaactaagacccgcgcatcttactaagccgccatcttctccgaaagtcccgccatcttctccagaagtcctctGGGAAAGGTTTTGATTCAAAGAATGATGAGCTCTGACTTTGAAAAATTCAAAAGCACTGCGCAGGTAAGTGGATGAGTGACGACtcaacactatagatttttgaatgttgatcttgtaacctgatactttgctgtactcatttactagttctagtagtttcgttgtggatttttccgggttttaagtgtttgcagtgtattcctcatgtcttttggggcattctgattcggtgcataaatatttatgattgttatgtcttcttgtttaattgttccttttattagtatatattatccttctttgtctcttttaactgttttacatttgaagtctaatttgttggatattagtatagctactcctgctcttttctggttatttgcatgaaatatcttttcccatcctttcactttcaacctatgtttatcgttgggtctaagatgtgtttcctgtagacagcatatagaaggatcctgttttttaatgcattctgccagtctatgtcttttgattgtggaattcaccccattaacatttagtgttattactgtttggataatactttcctctaccattttgccttttgtattatatatatcatatctgattttccttctttctacactcttctccatacctctctcttctgtcttttcatatctgactctagtgctccctttagtatttcttgcagagctggtctcttggtcacaaattctctcagtgactttttgtctgaaaatgttttaatttctccctcatttctgatggACAatttggtggatatagaattcttggttggcagtttttctcttttagtaatttaaatacatcatcccactgtcctcttgcctccattgtttctgctgagaaatctacacatagtcttattgggtttcccttgtatgtgatggattgttcttctcttgctgctttcaagatcccctctttctctttgacctctgacattctaactagtaagtgttttggagaatgcctatttggatctattctctttggggttcactgcacttcttggatctgtaattttaggtctttcataagagttttgaaattttcagtgataatttcttccattaatttttctcctccttttcctttctcttctccctctgggacacccacaccacgtatatttgtgcacttcatattatcattcaattccctaagcccctgctcaaatttttgcattcttttccctatagttactgtttctttttggatttcagatgttctatcttccagttcactaattctaacctttctctcttgaaatctaccattgtaggttccattgtttttttcatctcttctactgtatctttcattcccataagttctgtgatttgtttttttgtctttccatttctttttttttgttcatcccttgccttcttcatgtcctccctgaatttattgatttggtttttgaagacgttttccatttctattcatatgttcagaattagttttctcagctcctgtatctcctttgaactattgatttgttcgtttcactgggccatatcttcaattttcctggtgtgatttattactttttgctgacgtctggacatttaatcagatttcccttagtgtgggacccagcaggttgaaagagtttcccatgaagtctctgggctctgtttttcttattctgcccagtatttGGTGCTTgcctgtctgcaggtcccaccagcaaaagatgttgtggctcctttaactttggaaggcttcTCTGCTGtgtgcgtggtggagacagaggaaaggttgtaggttggttttaatggtttcaaattgcaAGTCCAGGATCGGAATNNNNNNNNNNNNNNNNNNNNNNNNNNNNNNNNNNNNNNNNNNNNNNNNNNNNNNNNNNNNNNNNNNNNNNNNNNNNNNNNNNNNNNNNNNNNNNNNNNNNNNNNNNNNNNNNNNNNNNNNNNNNNNNNNNNNNNNNNNNNNNNNNNNNNNNNNNNNNNNNNNNNNNNNNNNNNNNNNNNNNNNNNNNNNNNNNNNNNNNNNNNNNNNNNNNNNNNNNNNNNNNNNNNNNNNNNNNNNNNNNNNNNNNNNNNNNNNNNNNNNNNNNNNNNNNNNNNNNNNNNNNNNNNNNNNNNNNNNNNNNNNNNNNNNNNNNNNNNNNNNNNNNNNNNNNNNNNNNNNNNNNNNNNNNNNNNNNNNNNNNNNNNNNNNNNNNNNNNNNNNNNNNNNNNNNNNNNNNNNNNNNNNNNNNNNNNNNNNNNNNNNNNNNNNNNNNNNNNNNNNNNNNNNNNNNNNNNNNNNNNNNNNNNNNNNNNNNNNNNNNNNNNNNNNNNNNNNNNNNNCTTCAAGGCATCTTTCACATCTTTATTTCTTAAGCTGTAGATCAAAGGATTCAACATTGGAATCACCACAGTGTAGAACACAGACACCACTTTATCCAGTTCCAGGGCATAGCTAGTGCTTGGTCTGGAGTAAATGAAGAGAATTGAACCATAGTACAAAGTGACAGCTGTTAGATGAGACCCACAAGTAGAAAATGCCTTTAGACGGCCTTGGGTAGAGCGGATATTCAAAATGACAGCAATGATGAAGAGATAGGTAGCAAAAATTAGTACAGTGGGACTGATGATGTTGGAGGCAAGTATGTAATAGAACACAGCTTGGTAGCTCTCCTCCACATCACATGCCAACTTCACAAGAGGGGGCAAATCACAGAAGAAATCATCAATGACATTGTTTGCACAGAAGCTCAGGGTAAATGTTTTGCTGGTGATGATGGTTGAATTAAGAATGCCAACAAAGTATGAAGCCACAACAAGACTGGCACACAACCTTAGGGACATTGCCTGAGAATAAAGCAGGGGATTggagatggccacatagcggtcataagcCATGGCAGTCAACAAATTACTCTCAATATAGGCCAGCCCAGCGGAGAAGAAGAACTGAACCAAGCAGCCAGCAAAGGGGATGCTTTTGTCTTCAGAGATGCAGGTCATGAGGATTTGGGAAGCATAGACAGAAGAATACCAGATATCCAGGAATGAGAGGTtcccaataaaaaaatacatgggtgtgtggagTCTAGAATCAGCACAAATCAGAGAAATCATGCTCATATTCCCCAAGAGACTGAAGATGTAAATGATGAGGAAGATCAAAAAGAGTATTCTCTGTAACTGCAAGTCAGCTGTGAATCCTAAAAGAATGAATTCCTTCACTTTGGTgaaatttttctcttccattggCTTTGGATTTCTGAGTTCCCTCTTTGGGAAAAGACCAATAAGAATGCCATGAGTTAAGATATCTGCATCCTCCTCTTCCCAACCTTGTCATTTTGGATCATTAAAAATCCCAAGTGGCCCAACTAAATGGCTTATGGTGAAATGTGTTCTTGCTGAACTGAACGTTACTCCTTTTGGGGAACCAGTTCTGTGTTTCTGCCTTAACATCACAGTTATAATGCAAACTGTACAATGTGTATCATcttatttttaatctaatttGTCCTCATTTCAGGTGAGTCTGAATTGTTTATCTTCTCAACTGCTGGAACTTACCTTGACTGGGGACAatctaaatgataaaaaaaaaagagagagagagagagagagagagaataagaaaGGTATTCTgatatcttttcctttggtctttttCCAGGTGTTTACATGGAAAAGTATAATTTATTCTATTAACTCTATTTTGTAATCATATGAAAGGTCACTAGACTTTAATTTCCTTGAAGAAAATAACTATGTTTAATTTCCCATTTACCAAGCATCAAGGTTGGACTGGAGTAGAAAAGGTGAAATTGTTGTATAAATGATTAGAattccttagattttttttttttaatttgaggtcATATCTATAATTATGATCATCTAAGACATGCTGAGGAAAAGTAGGAAAATAGTAGTTGATAAATATTTGTGCTCATATTACCGGTTGAATACCCTAAGGAAGCAAAGACCCATAAACACTGGCTCAGTGAATAGCTTGTTATGGTAATGGAGCACTGAGAATCCTTCTTCCTGAGAGGTAAAAGCAGGAGACGGGAATGTTGCCAGCAATGGGGGAAGCACTATGACTACTTGTCTGTGTGACAACCTGGAGCAGCAGAAACCACTAACCATGATCAAGGAAGAGCAAAATTGTGATTCCCAGTGTTCTCCATTCGCACTATGCCTAACATTTATGCTATAAGAGCATCAGTTAAAAATCTCTtaaactagaaaaaatatttaattggcCATTATGCCAGGCAATGGACCTAAAATTAtactagaaaaataatgaatgctaTCTTGGAAATGCTCCTATTTGATGAGAGATGATTCCTTTCCACTAGAATGGTAAGATGTatataatgcaattttaaaaacaaagtttcatGTCATaattagattaaaataaaaagtttttttcctAATACCTGAAAGAGGATTGGAGTGTCATTTTAGTTCCTTTCATAGCTTAGGGCTAGAATgctaatttcatttttaacaaagtGAATTCCTGGAAGCAGCCAAATGCCCAGAATTAGGACACATGGGTTCTGATTTCGGTTGTCTGCTGCCATATTTAAGTGAAATCATCCCCCTTCTGAACTCTATTGTCTCACCAACCTTTCCTAGTTCAAGAAGACTATATGAATTCAAGTAAGAGCACAGATGtgagaatagaaatggaaaaactaggAATTTAAAATTAGATGTGTTCTCTATAACTTTGTAATTTCAGCAGAAATGTATTTGCATTAACTCCCAAGTATTTACATTTATACCCATGTATGACTTCCAGGCTTTCATGTGTTTTGCATGCACAAACTACCCATTCCATTTTGTTGACCTTTTACACTTGCTGGGCAATTGCTGAGCTTGTGTGCAAAGACCAAATTGGGAATGAAAGTTGCAAGAGACAGTTATTCACTAACAgt
This region of Tamandua tetradactyla isolate mTamTet1 chromosome 9, mTamTet1.pri, whole genome shotgun sequence genomic DNA includes:
- the LOC143645597 gene encoding olfactory receptor 9G19-like, with the translated sequence MEEKNFTKVKEFILLGFTADLQLQRILFLIFLIIYIFSLLGNMSMISLICADSRLHTPMYFFIGNLSFLDIWYSSVYASQILMTCISEDKSIPFAGCLVQFFFSAGLAYIESNLLTAMAYDRYVAISNPLLYSQAMSLRLCASLVVASYFVGILNSTIITSKTFTLSFCANNVIDDFFCDLPPLVKLACDVEESYQAVFYYILASNIISPTVLIFATYLFIIAVILNIRSTQGRLKAFSTCGSHLTAVTLYYGSILFIYSRPSTSYALELDKVVSVFYTVVIPMLNPLIYSLRNKDVKDALK